One region of Solanum pennellii chromosome 6, SPENNV200 genomic DNA includes:
- the LOC107023312 gene encoding transcriptional corepressor LEUNIG_HOMOLOG-like, translated as MAQSNWEADKMLDVYIHDYLLKRKLHNSAKAFMTEGKVATDPVAIDAPGGFLFEWWSVFWDIFIARTNEKHSEAAAAYIETQQMKAREHQQQLQMQQLQLMQQRNAQLQRRDQNPSLGGPISAINSEGGMMGQPSASVLAMKMYEEQMKHPHSLDSETSSPLIDPNRMALLKSASNHQRQLVQGNSGSMSAALQQMQGRPQMAADIKTEVNLSGTQKSLPMDPSSIYGQAILQSKSGLSGAGLNQGMTGLPLKGWPLTGIDHLRPSVGLQVQKPNIQNQNQYLLASQQQQQALAQAQAQGNLNSPSYGYGGLPRGNFNAKDGQPPRNDGSICSPVQSNSPKMKMAQIPQSSSQQQDQLQQQQQQQQLPQNGRKRKQHSSSGPANSTGTGNTVGPSPSSPASTHTPGDGMTSASSLQHVGSVSKSMMMYGGDGTGGIASSTNQLDDLETFGDIGSLEDNVESFLSNDGGDGNIYGAMKQTITEHKPESSKGGFSFGEVGCIRTRNKVTCCHFSSDGKLLASAGHDKKAVLWNMDTLQTETTPEEHQFLITDVRFRPNSTQLATASFDKSVRLWDAANPGYCLNSYTGHSSHVMSLDFHPKKNDLFCFCDSNDEIRYWTISPFSCTRVSKQGGSAQVRFQPITGQLLAAASDKVVSIFDVENDRQLQSFQGHTGVVNYLCWDLNGDLLASVSEESVKVWSLNTGDCIHELSSNGNQFHSCVFHPSYSALLVIGGMRSLELWNMVENKSMTIPAHENIVAALAQSPVTGMVASASHDSSVKLWK; from the exons ATGGCGCAGAGTAATTGGGAAGCAGATAAGAT GCTTGATGTTTACATTCATGACTATTTGTTGAAAAGAAAGCTGCATAATTCTGCAAAAGCTTTCATGACGGAAGGGAAGGTTGCTACGGATCCCGTAG CCATTGATGCACCTGGAGGGTTTCTTTTCGAATGGTGGTCTGTGTTTTGGGACATTTTCATTGCACGGACAAATGAAAAACATTCTGAAGCAGCAGCAGCGTACATAGAG ACACAGCAGATGAAAGCAAGGGAACATCAACAACAGCTACAGATGCAGCAGTTGCAACTTATGCAACAACGAAATGCCCAATTACAGCGAAGGGATCAAAATCCCTCCCTTGGTGGTCCTATAAGCGCTATAAACTCTGAAGGCGGCATGATGGGGCAACCATCTGCTAGTGTTTTGGCCATGAAAATGTACGAGGAACAAATGAAGCACCCTCATTCCTTGGATTCAGAGACATCTTCGCCTCTTATTGATCCCAATAGGATGGCACTTCTCAAGTCTGCATCTAATCATCAACG CCAGTTGGTACAAGGTAATTCGGGGAGCATGTCTGCAGCATTGCAGCAAATGCAAGGGCGCCCTCAGATGGCTGCG GATATTAAAACGGAAGTGAACTTGAGTGGTACTCAGAAATCTTTGcccatggatccttcatcaatTTATGGGCAAGCTATTCTACAGTCGAAGTCAGGACTCAGCGGTGCAG GCTTAAATCAAGGTATGACTGGTTTACCATTGAAGGGCTGGCCGTTAACT GGAATTGACCATTTGAGGCCAAGTGTTGGTTTGCAAGTACAGAAGCCCAATATACAGAACCAAAATCAATATCTTTTGGCAtcacaacaacagcagcagGCTCTTGCACAGGCTCAAGCACAAGGTAACCTGAATTCCCCTAGCTATGGATATGGTGGATTACCAAGAGGTAACTTCAATGCAAAAGATGGTCAGCCACCGAGAAATGACGGATCCATATGCTCTCCAGTACAATCAAATTCACCAAAG ATGAAAATGGCCCAAATTCCACAATCCTCCTCTCAACAACAGGACCAGTTGCAgcagcaacagcaacagcagcaaCTGCCGCAG AATGGCAGAAAAAGGAAGCAGCATTCGTCGTCTGGACCTGCCAATAGTACTGGCACCGGAAATACTGTTGGCCCTTCACCAAGCTCACCAGCATCAACTCATACACCTGGTGACGGGATGACTAGTGCCAGCAGTCTGCAGCATGTTGGCAGTGTGTCAAAAAGCATGATGATGTATGGAGGAGATGGAACTGGTGGTATAGCATCCTCTACAAATCAGCTG GATGACTTGGAGACGTTTGGAGACATTGGTTCCCTGGAAGATAACGTGGAGTCATTTTTATCAAATGATGGGGGAGATGGAAATATCTATGGAGCAATGAAACAAACGATTACTGAGCACAAACCTGAGTCTTCTAAAGGCG GATTCTCCTTCGGTGAAGTTGGTTGTATACGCACAAGGAATAAAGTCACTTGCTGCCATTTCTCATCAGATGGAAAGCTGCTCGCTAGTGCAGGACATGACAAGAAG GCTGTTCTGTGGAACATGGATACCTTACAAACGGAGACCACCCCAGAAGAACATCAATTCTTGATTACAGATGTCCGGTTCAGGCCTAATTCAACTCAGCTTGCAACTGCTTCATTTGATAAGTCTGTGAGATTGTGGGATGCTGCCAAT CCTGGCTACTGTTTGAATTCATACACCGGGCATTCTTCTCATGTTATGTCGCTGGATTTCCATCCGAAAAAGAATGATCTGTTCTGTTTCTGTGATAGCAACGATGAGATTCGGTACTGGACTATTAGTCCATTCTCATGTACTCGAGTGTCAAAG CAAGGAGGCAGTGCACAAGTGAGATTCCAGCCAATAACTGGTCAGCTGCTGGCAGCTGCATCAGATAAGGTGGTATCAATCTTTGATGTCGAAAATGACAGGCAACTGCAATCTTTCCAg GGACATACTGGAGTGGTGAACTACCTTTGTTGGGATCTCAATGGTGATCTACTGGCATCAGTAAGTGAGGAGTCTGTCAAAGTTTGGTCACTGAACACTGGTGATTGCATCCACGAGCTAAGTTCAAATGGAAATCAGTTCCACTCTTGTGTATTTCACCCTAGTTATTCAGCTCTATTGGTGATTGGAGGAATGAGG TCTTTGGAGCTGTGGAACATGGTTGAGAACAAAAGCATGACAATTCCAGCACATGAAAACATTGTCGCTGCTCTAGCACAGTCACCAGTGACTGGAATGGTTGCTTCTGCAAGTCATGACAGTTCTGTGAAGTTATGGAAATAA
- the LOC107021721 gene encoding tropinone reductase homolog At5g06060-like: MAKVAAFAKSCRWSLNGLAALVTGGTSGIGHAVVEELAGLGAKVYTCCKTESELNEPMQDWADRGIQVKGSACDVTCRDQRVELMKKVSSEFDGKLNILINNVGTNIWKHSIDYNDEDYAHMMATNLESSFHFSQLAHPLLKSSGAGSIVFTASVAGLVHVSGTSIYGATKAGMIQLTRNLACEWGRDGIRVNAVAPCYTNTPLVKHLLKDKEFSDALISRVPLGRSGEVEEVSSLIAYLCLPGASYVTGQIIAVDGGFTVYGFQQPGY, from the exons ATGGCTAAAGTTGCAGCTTTTGCCAAAAGTTGTAGATGGTCACTTAATGGTTTGGCTGCTCTTGTCACTGGTGGCACTAGTGGAATTGG tcatgCAGTTGTAGAGGAGCTAGCTGGACTTGGTGCAAAAGTGTACACATGTTGCAAGACAGAGTCAGAGCTTAATGAGCCAATGCAAGATTGGGCAGACAGAGGCATACAAGTGAAAGGCTCAGCATGTGATGTTACTTGTAGAGACCAAAGAGTTGAGCTCATGAAAAAAGTTTCCTCTGAATTTGATGGAAAACTGAACATTCTT ATAAACAATGTTGGAACAAACATTTGGAAACACTCTATTGATTATAATGATGAAGATTATGCACACATGATGGCCACAAATTTAGAATCTTCATTCCATTTCAGTCAACTTGCTCATCCTCTTCTTAAATCATCTGGAGCTGGAAGTATTGTTTTCACTGCCTCTGTTGCTGGTCTTGTCCATGTCTCTGGTACTTCTATTTACGGAGCAACAAAAG CGGGAATGATTCAGCTTACGCGAAATCTGGCTTGTGAATGGGGAAGAGATGGTATTCGTGTTAATGCGGTTGCACCATGTTACACAAACACACCCCTCGTGAAACAT TTGCTCAAGGATAAAGAATTTTCGGATGCCTTAATATCAAGAGTTCCTCTTGGGCGTTCAGGAGAAGTGGAAGAAGTTTCATCTCTCATCGCATATCTCTGTCTTCCTGGTGCTTCCTATGTCACTGGACAGATTATTGCAGTTGACGGAGGATTCACAGTCTATGGCTTCCAACAGCCTGGCTATTAA